A stretch of DNA from Hoeflea ulvae:
GATCTATCTGCAGAAGGAAATCCGCTGGCAGCGCCGCATGGCCCGCTGCCATCCGGCCTCCCGACCGTTCTTCAGCCATCCGCGGCGGACAGCCACGCCGCCGGCGGATTACTAATCCGGAGCATGGACCATGCCGTTGATAGATCCCGGAAACGAGGAAGACGCCCGGCAGTTGCAATTGCTGACCCTGCCGCTCGGCGCGCCTGGTTCCGGCTGGCACCGCTACGGCGCGGCGATGTATTTCTATCAGCGCGGCAAGCTCGACGCCGACTCGCTTGAAGCCTACCGCATCTGCTGCAATCTCGATTTCGAAGATCCGGAGGCGGTCGCCCGCTCTCGCCACCCTGTCGATAAAGCTGACAAATAATTCTGGCAGTTCGATTGTCTCGTCTGAAGCGGTCGCTACGCACCGACGGATCAGCAACAAAGCATTTCTTTGGTCACACGCGGGCATTCTCTTTCCACCGGAGAGGCCACACGCGTGAACGGACTATGTGCATTTGAAAGGTAAGTGAAGCACACACTCGGAGAACGACCCACCTAAACCGGACTGGATTTGACTTTAAAAACCAGATGTTAGATTCAGTCATCGCAGACCATGCGATTGGAACGGCCATCCCATTCATTATAGCAGCCGTCGGTGCGAAAATTAATCTTGTCGCCTTGAGAAGCCGCGAGATAGATAACGAGAGCCAGCCCAGCCACCCCGCCCGCTATTGAAGCATGACGCAATTCACCGGAACGAAAATAGCTAAACGCCACCCACGCAGAAATAGGCGCAATGAACAGCGCAGGTATTGCGAGGATAGTGAGTAACAAGCTCAGTTGGATTTCCTATTTACGGACAAATTTATGGTAACGCTGGCTGCGACCTTACCCTAGCTGAAAAGCTCCAGTAAGGCCCAGATACATTGCCGGACGAGAAAAAGGGCCGGACGCATCCAAGCACCCGGCCCTTTCATTTCATATTTTCAGATTACGACTTGAGCTTGGTCCAGACCTTTTCGCGCAAATCCTTGGAGGCTGGCGAGCAGGCCTTGTAGGCGCGCAGCCGGTCATTGTATTCCGCCGGCGTGTTTACGGCAGGATCAGCCTTGAGATCCTCTTTCAGGAACTCGCCGGAGCCGGCAACGGCATTGGAATAGCCGGTATAGTTCGACGCAATCGCTGCCACTTCAGGCGACATCATCCAGTTGACGAAGGCCTTTGCCTCTTCCATGTTCGGCGCGTCCTTCGGCACCGCGATCACATCGGTCCAGAAGGTGGTGCCTTCCTTCGGATAGACATAGACAACCTCAGGCTTCTTCGCCTTCACCCGGTGCGCGGCGCCATTCCACTGCATGTGGACCGGCACTTCGCCGGCAATCATCCGGTCGATTGTGCCGTCATTGGAATAGAGCTTCACATCCGGCTTCTGCGCCATCAACACGTCGAGGATCACCTGCGCTTCTGCCGGGTCCTCGGTGCACTTATCGATGCCCTTGTAATAGGCCGCCGCATTCCACACGTCAGACATTTCGTTGAGCATGGCGATCTTGCCTTTCAGCTCATCCCGCGGCTCGAACAGCTCCTTCCAGCTTTCCTCGAGCTTGCCGCCCGGAACCTGTTCCGGATCATAGGTGAAGCCGGTGGTGCCCCACATGTAAGGGGCCGAATAATCACGGTTCTCGTCGCCGGCAATGCTGGTAAACGCCGGCAGCAGGTTCTTGAAATTCTCCATCTTGGAGACTTCGATCTTGGCCAGCATGTCCTTTTCCACCATCACGCCGAGCGTGGTGGTGCCGTGGAAGATCACGTCATAGCCGCCGCCGCCGGCCTGCAGCTTGGCCAGCAGGTCTTCTTCGGAAGCGAAATTGTCGACGGTCACCTTGGTGCCGGTTTCCTTCTCGTAGCGCTCAAGCAGGTCCGGGGCGAAATAGTTCGACCAGTTGTAAAGATGCAGTTCGCCAGCCGCCGAGGCAGCGCCGCTTAGTGCGGTCAGCGCCAGTGCCGATGCCAGCAGCAATTTGGCGGTGTGCTGTCCTACCCTGTTGTTCTTGATCATGAGTTGCTCCAATTGTTTGTGGGCTTTTCGTCTCAGCCGGGCCCTGATTTCCGGTTTTGATCCCGCCCCAGGAAGAGGGACAGGGAGACTAGAGAGAGCGACAAGAGCAGCATCAGCGAGGAGATCGCATTGACCTCCGGGGTGACGCCGGTTCTCACCAGGCCGAAGATATAGATCGGCAGCGTGGTCGAGCCCGCACCGCCAAGGAAGAACGTGGTGACGAAATCATCCAGCGAGATGATGAAGGCCAGCACCAGACCTGACAGGATTCCCGGGATCAGTTGCGGCAATGTCACCCGCCAGAAGGCCTGCACCGGAGTGGCATAGAGATCCGCCGCCGCCTCGCCGATCTTCGGGTCCATGCCCTCGAGCCGCGCCCGGATCGGCAGATAGGCGAAGGGGATGCAGAACACGATATGACCGATGATCACGGTGCCGAGCCCGAAGGTCAGGCCGAGGCTGGCAAAGAACATCAGCGTGGCGACAGCCGGCACGATTTCGGGCACCGTGATCGGCAGCGCGAACACCGCATTGATGCCGGTCTTGCCGAAGAACCGGTCCTTGCTCGCCATCCTCAGCGCCGCCAGTGTGGCAAGTGCCGTTGCGGTCACCGAGGCGATCGACGCGATGATCAGCGAATTGGTCGCCGCACTGACGATGTCGCGGTTGGCAAATGCCATTGCGTACCAGTCGAGCGAGAACCCGGTCCACACCGTCACCGTGCGGTTCTCGTTGAACGACAGCGCCACCAGGATCAGGATCGGCAGATAGACATAGGCGAAGAAGGCCGCCGTGGCGGTAAACAGCCCCGGCCAGTGCCGGGCGTCGCCGGGGAAGGCGCGGCTGCGGAACGGGTTGATCCTCATTGCGATCCCTCCAGCTCACCGCGATAGCGCCGGGCATAGGCCCCGAGCGATATCAGCACCAGCGCCAGCAGGAACAGTCCGAGAGCGGCGCCGAACGGCCAGTTGCGCGCAGCACCGAACTGGAAGCCGATCAGATTGCCGATCATCAGCGTCTTGCCGCCGCCCAACAGTTCCGGCGTGATATAGGCGCCAAGGGCCGGAACGAAGACCAGCACGCAGCCGGCGACGATACCCGGAAAGGCCAGCGGCAGGATCACCCTGCGAATGGTCTGCCAGCGGTTGGCGTAAAGATCGAACGAGGCCTCGACCAGCCGGAAATCCATCTTCTCGAGGCTCGAATAGATCGGTAGAACCATGAACGGCAGGAACGAATAGGTCAGCCCCACCGCCACCGCGAAGGCGTTGTGCAGAAGCGGCAGCGGTTCGGAAATGACGCCCAGCCACATCAGCGTGGAATTGATGGTGCCGTGATCGCGCAAAAGCAGGATCCAGGCGTAATTGCGCACGAGCAGATTGGTCCAGAACGGCAGCGTCACCATGAACACCAGAACCGCTTTCCACTTGCGGTCCCGCGTCGCCATGAACATCGCCACCGGCAGCCCGACGGCGAGCGAAATCACCATGGTCAAAAACGACAGCCAGACCGAGCGCAGGATGATGAACATGTAATTGAAATTGAGCGCCAGGGTGCCATCAAGTTCGCGTTCGAAGAACAGCCGGACATAGGCCTCCGCGCTGAACTGGTCCCACAGCACGCCGCCGGAATAGTCCCTGCCCCGAAACGAGATATAGGCCATCAGGCACAGCGGCACGATCATGAAGATGGTGATCGCCAGCAGCGCCGGCCCGATCAGCAAAGCGCGATAGAGGGTGTTTTTACCGGCCCGGGTCATGACGGGTCATCGGCCAGAACGGAAACCGAGGACGCGTCGACCGACCAGCCGATGTCATCGCCCTTGGCGAAGGACCGGCTTTGCGCGGTGTTGTTCTGCGAGCGCGCCCGCATTTCCAGACCATCGGCCAGCCTGAAATGAAAGATCGTGT
This window harbors:
- a CDS encoding extracellular solute-binding protein: MIKNNRVGQHTAKLLLASALALTALSGAASAAGELHLYNWSNYFAPDLLERYEKETGTKVTVDNFASEEDLLAKLQAGGGGYDVIFHGTTTLGVMVEKDMLAKIEVSKMENFKNLLPAFTSIAGDENRDYSAPYMWGTTGFTYDPEQVPGGKLEESWKELFEPRDELKGKIAMLNEMSDVWNAAAYYKGIDKCTEDPAEAQVILDVLMAQKPDVKLYSNDGTIDRMIAGEVPVHMQWNGAAHRVKAKKPEVVYVYPKEGTTFWTDVIAVPKDAPNMEEAKAFVNWMMSPEVAAIASNYTGYSNAVAGSGEFLKEDLKADPAVNTPAEYNDRLRAYKACSPASKDLREKVWTKLKS
- a CDS encoding ABC transporter permease, with product MTRAGKNTLYRALLIGPALLAITIFMIVPLCLMAYISFRGRDYSGGVLWDQFSAEAYVRLFFERELDGTLALNFNYMFIILRSVWLSFLTMVISLAVGLPVAMFMATRDRKWKAVLVFMVTLPFWTNLLVRNYAWILLLRDHGTINSTLMWLGVISEPLPLLHNAFAVAVGLTYSFLPFMVLPIYSSLEKMDFRLVEASFDLYANRWQTIRRVILPLAFPGIVAGCVLVFVPALGAYITPELLGGGKTLMIGNLIGFQFGAARNWPFGAALGLFLLALVLISLGAYARRYRGELEGSQ
- a CDS encoding ABC transporter permease; protein product: MRINPFRSRAFPGDARHWPGLFTATAAFFAYVYLPILILVALSFNENRTVTVWTGFSLDWYAMAFANRDIVSAATNSLIIASIASVTATALATLAALRMASKDRFFGKTGINAVFALPITVPEIVPAVATLMFFASLGLTFGLGTVIIGHIVFCIPFAYLPIRARLEGMDPKIGEAAADLYATPVQAFWRVTLPQLIPGILSGLVLAFIISLDDFVTTFFLGGAGSTTLPIYIFGLVRTGVTPEVNAISSLMLLLSLSLVSLSLFLGRDQNRKSGPG